The following coding sequences are from one Streptococcus mitis window:
- the pstB gene encoding phosphate ABC transporter ATP-binding protein PstB translates to MKEAILQVSDLSVYYNQKKALNSVSLSFQPKEITALIGPSGSGKSTLLKAINRMGDLNPEVTTTGSVVYNGHNIYSPRTDTVELRKEIGMVFQQPNPFPMSIYENVVYGLRINGVKDKQVLDEAVEKALQRASIWDEVKDRLHDSAIGLSGGQQQRVCVARVLATSPKIILLDEPTSALDPISAGKIEETLYGLKDKYTMLLVTRSMQQASRISDKTGFFLDGDLIEFNDTKKMFLNPQHKETEDYISGKFG, encoded by the coding sequence ATGAAAGAAGCGATTTTACAGGTGTCAGACCTGTCCGTTTACTACAATCAAAAGAAGGCCTTGAATAGTGTTTCCCTATCTTTCCAACCTAAGGAAATTACAGCCTTGATCGGTCCATCTGGATCAGGGAAATCAACCCTCCTAAAGGCTATCAACCGCATGGGTGATCTCAATCCAGAGGTAACCACAACTGGTTCAGTAGTTTATAATGGTCACAACATCTACAGCCCACGTACAGATACAGTTGAATTGCGGAAGGAAATCGGTATGGTCTTTCAACAACCGAACCCTTTCCCTATGTCTATCTACGAAAATGTTGTTTACGGGCTTCGTATCAATGGAGTTAAGGATAAGCAGGTTCTGGATGAAGCAGTAGAAAAAGCCTTGCAACGAGCTTCTATCTGGGATGAGGTCAAGGATCGCCTGCATGATTCAGCTATCGGGCTTTCAGGTGGACAACAACAACGTGTCTGTGTTGCTCGTGTCTTGGCAACCAGTCCTAAAATCATTCTCTTGGATGAACCGACTTCAGCTCTGGACCCTATCTCGGCTGGTAAGATTGAGGAAACCTTGTATGGTTTAAAAGATAAATACACCATGCTCTTGGTTACGCGTTCCATGCAACAAGCCTCTCGTATTTCTGACAAGACAGGATTTTTCCTAGATGGAGATCTGATCGAGTTTAACGATACCAAGAAGATGTTCCTCAACCCACAACACAAGGAAACAGAAGATTATATTTCAGGAAAATTTGGATAA